The genomic region TAATTAGTAGATGTTTGGTCCCTCCTTtttccgggcttgggaccggctatgcaaCATGAAGTGTAACATCATATTGGCATAGGCAGCGTTacaccacccccacccccttccAACTGAAAAACACGTATAGACAAACATCTGACCCCCAAAACCAAAACCCAAGAAACAAACTCAAATACACACACAACATAAGTGGTACGAAAACGCGAAGATCCTttgttttttggatttttttttctggAAGTAAACGCTACTCGATTCCACAAAGCAACTAaacatttttttttgtgattttcattTCTACTTTGCTACAATAGATAACAAAACCAACAAGCgaagttttttttgtgatttttttcttTGCTGCAGAAGGCGATAAACTAAACAAACACTCTTTTTTTGCCATTTTATTTTACCTTTGTTACAAACGACATTTTTTTTATTGTTTTCCAAATAAAGCAAACAAACCGAAATTTCTCTTGTTGTCCTTTTCTTTTCTCCGTGGTAGTTTATTAACACCAGATGCCAGCCTACATATATGAAATAACTGTCACTGAACGTATACGTGTATGGTTTGGAAAATTGTGGCGTGTAGACATGTAGTACATATATACTAGTAAAATACGCAGGGAGTGTACCTTGATGTAGGTGGAGATCCATGCACAACTAGCTAGCTTAGCTCAGTCAGAACTGATCGGCATCTGTAGAAAAGGAGATATTGCAAATTAACTAGCATGCGAAAAATATAAACATGCATGTGTTGCTCAACACTAATGGATAGTAGATATTTACCGCAAAGAAGTCAAGTATGGAAGGGTCGGGAAGGATGTTAATCGCATGCCTTGCCACTTCCACTGCCTTGTGGAGGTCCGCACGAGGGACGATAGCAGGATCATGCACTATATAGGCTTTAACTTTCTGAAGCAAAGGGAGGTTCACCAAGCTAGCAAAGTCAAACTCAAGATTGGATTCCTGCACAAAATTGATGCGGAACTCGAGGTGTTCAAGGCATGGCATATCTCCCTTCACAAACCGGCCGGGCGTTCCACGCGTAGTGAAAACTCTTAGCTTGGGGAAAGCACCTACAGCTCCCATGGCATTATGGTGGAGGCCGATTGGGGTGTTCAGCTTAAGAGTGACCAGCTCTGGAAACATTCCAAAGATCTGAAGATCTGGAGCGTCCACGTGTACTTCTAAATTAGAGAGGCTTGGAAGAAGCAACGGATTAATCCTTGCTAGCAACCCTGGTTGTCTGTACGACAAGTGCAGAACACGGAGCTGTCGAGAGAGGGCATAGCCTTCCCAGGAGCAGGTGACATCATCATACCCACCTGACTCAATGCAAGCAATGTCTATGACTTGGATTTTCTGCAGTTTCACAAGTGACTCCGCCCAAGCTTTTGCCATGGCCGCACTGGGCAGACATAAACTTCCACCAATGCGGAGTTTCCTCAGCTCTGCAAGTTTGCCAATCTCATTCACAAAGTTCGAGGAATCTTCAACACTGTTCACGCATAGCATTTCCAGAGATGTCAGGTTCCCGATCCAGTCTGGGACTCTTGTGTTGGTGGCTTCAAGCCACAGACACTTCAGGCGACTTAGCTGACCAACACTCTGTGGCAATTCTTGTAGTCTAACCTCAAGGAAGTCTAGTGTGTGTAAGAACTTTAGGTCCCCTATTTCCTTTGGGAGCTCATGGATATTCATCTGCGCTAGTCCAAGATACCTCAAGTGGACCAACTTTCCAAGACGTTCCAGATGATTTGTGGTGTCTATATAAGAAATGCCACCTGCTAGAGATAGGACACGTAAAAACTGAAAGCATGAAAGCGATGGGTGACATTCATCAAAGCACATGGAATTAAATGTCCTTACTTGTGGCATGTGTGTGTCAACCAGACGGTTTTTATTTCGAATGGCCAGCCTACGAATATTGCGGTATACTGGATATGTTTGCTGCTCGTGACTATCCACTATAGTGAGAAAGTTTTCTTCCTTAGCCAATAGACGTACCATATCAAGGACCATATCATGGACAGAACAATGACTTATGATGCCATGGTGCAGAATCTCTGCTGGCTGCAAGATGCTTTTGTTAACCAGCTCGTTGAAATATCTCTCAGCGATCTCAAACAATCCCGCCCCTTGTTCTTCTTGGACAAAACCTTCACCAACCCACCTTGATATCAAACTATCTTTTAGAATATATGAATCTTCTCGATATTGGCTCATATA from Triticum aestivum cultivar Chinese Spring chromosome 4A, IWGSC CS RefSeq v2.1, whole genome shotgun sequence harbors:
- the LOC123083619 gene encoding disease resistance protein Pik-2 isoform X1 encodes the protein MDHATGAMGSLLLKLGKLLKEEYDLQRGIKEDIQYLERELESMQAALRKVGDVPRDQLDEQVKLWANEVKDLSYRMEDIIDKFLVRVEGPEPDDKQHKLKQLIKKMGDLFTKGKPSHVIAKEIKSMKARVQGAADRRDRYRVHEVVANPVGATTVDPRLLALYKDRKELVGIDDSMNELTKKLSVGDGDVSKQLKILSVFGFGGLGKTTLAKAVYNKIRSQFDCGAFVPVGRNPSLKNILNDVLLEIDGQKHDNLDERQLINKLQGLLREKRYIIVIDDIWETKTWEIVRCIFVHNNLGSKIITTTRIHEVAAKAGEIYKIKPLSHALSEELFCTRLFYGRNVCTSDQPEEAYNKILQKCGGVPLAIITIASLLVGKPVEVWSKVYNSIGFGHEDNEDVDNTRKIVLFSYYALPCHLRTCLLYMSQYREDSYILKDSLISRWVGEGFVQEEQGAGLFEIAERYFNELVNKSILQPAEILHHGIISHCSVHDMVLDMVRLLAKEENFLTIVDSHEQQTYPVYRNIRRLAIRNKNRLVDTHMPQVRTFNSMCFDECHPSLSCFQFLRVLSLAGGISYIDTTNHLERLGKLVHLRYLGLAQMNIHELPKEIGDLKFLHTLDFLEVRLQELPQSVGQLSRLKCLWLEATNTRVPDWIGNLTSLEMLCVNSVEDSSNFVNEIGKLAELRKLRIGGSLCLPSAAMAKAWAESLVKLQKIQVIDIACIESGGYDDVTCSWEGYALSRQLRVLHLSYRQPGLLARINPLLLPSLSNLEVHVDAPDLQIFGMFPELVTLKLNTPIGLHHNAMGAVGAFPKLRVFTTRGTPGRFVKGDMPCLEHLEFRINFVQESNLEFDFASLVNLPLLQKVKAYIVHDPAIVPRADLHKAVEVARHAINILPDPSILDFFAMPISSD
- the LOC123083619 gene encoding disease resistance protein Pik-2 isoform X2, with amino-acid sequence MDHATGAMGSLLLKLGKLLKEEYDLQRGIKEDIQYLERELESMQAALRKVGDVPRDQLDEQVKLWANEVKDLSYRMEDIIDKFLVRVEGPEPDDKQHKLKQLIKKMGDLFTKGKPSHVIAKEIKSMKARVQGAADRRDRYRVHEVVANPVGATTVDPRLLALYKDRKELVGIDDSMNELTKKLSVGDGDVSKQLKILSVFGFGGLGKTTLAKAVYNKIRSQFDCGAFVPVGRNPSLKNILNDVLLEIDGQKHDNLDERQLINKLQGLLREKRYIIVIDDIWETKTWEIVRCIFVHNNLGSKIITTTRIHEVAAKAGEIYKIKPLSHALSEELFCTRLFYGRNVCTSDQPEEAYNKILQKCGGVPLAIITIASLLVGKPVEVWSKVYNSIGFGHEDNEDVDNTRKIVLFSYYALPCHLRTCLLYMSQYREDSYILKDSLISRWVGEGFVQEEQGAGLFEIAERYFNELVNKSILQPAEILHHGIISHCSVHDMVLDMVRLLAKEENFLTIVDSHEQQTYPVYRNIRRLAIRNKNRLVDTHMPQFLRVLSLAGGISYIDTTNHLERLGKLVHLRYLGLAQMNIHELPKEIGDLKFLHTLDFLEVRLQELPQSVGQLSRLKCLWLEATNTRVPDWIGNLTSLEMLCVNSVEDSSNFVNEIGKLAELRKLRIGGSLCLPSAAMAKAWAESLVKLQKIQVIDIACIESGGYDDVTCSWEGYALSRQLRVLHLSYRQPGLLARINPLLLPSLSNLEVHVDAPDLQIFGMFPELVTLKLNTPIGLHHNAMGAVGAFPKLRVFTTRGTPGRFVKGDMPCLEHLEFRINFVQESNLEFDFASLVNLPLLQKVKAYIVHDPAIVPRADLHKAVEVARHAINILPDPSILDFFAMPISSD